From the Diospyros lotus cultivar Yz01 chromosome 13, ASM1463336v1, whole genome shotgun sequence genome, one window contains:
- the LOC127787806 gene encoding uncharacterized protein LOC127787806, producing the protein MPYAVRENLFIGNISDAAEVLQNGGGEITHILSVLSSASISFFSEWRSGLLIPSKEIRKVYAGSVGPQDDSGDTSKTSLSPDKLLYVLEYAGKDLKFVRMAVPLRDMEGENLLDYLDVCIDFIEKSRKEGSVLVHCFAGVSRSAAIITAYLMRTEQLSQEDALESLRQSYEFICPNDGFLEQLKMFEEMGFKVDHTSPIYKRFRMKVLGDSYNRGERIDSSKFGADPGLPTEEISSEIGTTRSGGVSIPAYRCKKCRRVVALQENVLDHVPGEGETSFEWHKRRSGNPFNKNDEIECSSIFVEPLRWMTTVQEGALEGKLLCAHCEARLGYFNWSGIQCSCGSWITPAFQLHKGRVDVSTV; encoded by the exons ATGCCGTATGCGGTGCGTGAAAATTTGTTTATTGGCAACATTAGTGACGCTGCAGAGGTTCTTCAGAACGGTGGTGGGGAGATCACTCATATACTGTCAGTCCTTAGTTCGGCatcaatatcatttttttctgAATGGCGAAGTGGTCTTTTGATCCCTTCTAAAGAGATTCGGAAGGTATATGCTGGGAGCGTGGGGCCCCAGGATGATTCAGGTGACACTTCAAAGACTTCTTTGTCACCAGATAAGCTTCTGTACGTGCTAGAATATGCTGGAAAGGACTTGAAGTTTGTTAGAATGGCAGTGCCGCTTAGAGATATGGAGGGAGAGAATTTGTTGGATTATTTGGATGTGTGTATAGATTTTATCGAGAAGAGTAGAAAAGAGGGATCTGTGTTGGTGCATTGCTTTGCTGGTGTATCAAGAAG TGCAGCTATTATTACTGCATACCTGATGAGAACTGAACAACTATCTCAAGAAG ATGCGCTTGAATCTTTGAGGCAAAGCTATGAATTTATTTGTCCCAACGATGGTTTTCTGGAACAG TTGAAAATGTTTGAAGAAATGGGTTTCAAGGTTGATCACACTAGCCCTATATACAAGCGCTTTCGTATGAAAGTACTAG GTGATTCTTACAATCGTGGAGAAAGAATAGATAGTTCCAAATTTGGGGCTGATCCTGGCTTGCCTACAGAAGAAATCTCGTCTGAGATAGGAACAACCAGGAGTGGAGGAGTTTCTATTCctgcataccgctgtaagaaATGCCGGAGAGTTGTTGCCTTGCAAGAGAATGTGTTGGATCATGTTCCAGGTGAAGGAGAGACATCATTTGAGTGGCATAAGAGGAGAAGTGGTAACCCTTTCaacaaaaatgatgaaattgagTGTTCATCCATCTTCGTTGAGCCCTTACGTTGGATGACAACAG TTCAAGAAGGTGCATTAGAGGGCAAGCTTTTATGTGCGCACTGTGAAGCTCGCTTGGGTTATTTCAACTGGTCAGGCATCCAATGCAGTTGTGGTAGCTGGATTACCCCGGCCTTTCAGCTACATAAAGGCCGAGTTGATGTTAGTACTGTCTAG